AAAAAATTATGGCAAAATCACAATTACATTTTTTAGGGCATGTAGTAGACCTATTAACAGTAGAAACTGTTTACAGTAAGGGTTTTAACACATATAAAGGTATTCCTATACTCTATAATCAAGGCGGCTTGCTTAAATTTGTTTTCGATTTCGAAGCAAATTTTCGTTTTTTAGAACGTATGAAGACTGTTAATTATGACCTTTATAAACGAGGGTGCCCTATTGATGATGGAAAAATTGTTTTCTATGATGCAAATGGAGAGAATTTAAAAGATTGGTATTTTAAAGATGCGCCTGTTGTTTATTATCAGTTTAAATTTGATGCTAACGGTGGCGGAATGAGGGTAGAAATGATAATTTCTCCTGCTATACAAAACTATGGTTGTAAAATTCATAGAAGTTGGCATATAACACCTATTGAAGAGGAAGGTTACAAATCGCCTGTGCAGGCTGCTGAGAAGAAGGAGAAAAAAGCATTTAGAATAAATATTGAAGCTAAAAATAGTGACATTAAAAACGGTTTACTCGGTTTTGACACGATTCCGAATGAGGCTATCGTAGTGTCTGACTACGAAAATTTAAAAAGAGAATACAAACCACTTCCTACAAAAATACTAGACAAACAATATATACCTAGTTGGTTAAGTATACGAGTAAACCAAACTGTTGAACTTGAGTTAGATTGGGATAAAAAAAGCAATGCTAAAAATTATAATACGATTGCTTTTGAAGAACATCCTGATTTTAGTTTTGAACCTAAAAATTTAAAAGGTGCTAAAAAAATAAAGATAACTTGTCAAAATAATAATGTCACACCTGCTCAAATAGCAATAAAAGCTGACAATGATTTAATTGTTGGTGCTTTAAATATCTTTTATCCAAAGCCTAAAACTATTGACCTCGAATGGTGTTTTGTTGAAATTAATGAAGGTGATAAAGAAAACTTAGCTAGAGAAACAAACAAATCAAAACTAGAAAATTATCTAAATAAAGGATTAAACCCTGCTTTAATAGATATTACTATAACAAATAATGAAACCACTATAATAGATATTAGAGAGTATAAAGAAAGACTGACAGAATATGGTTCTTTAAAAAAAGATCCTAACAATAGAATTGGAAATTATATAGAACGAAGCAATATAAAAAGAGCTGCTGTTTTACAAAAAATTATTACAACACACCAGCAAGACAAAAATAAACTTACGGTATATTTTATTAACCAAAAATGCATTAAAGAAAGTGATATTACTGAAGATGGTCAATTTAAAGTAGCAGGAGGTATATCTCCCACAGGTACAGGAATTGCCTATTTGGTTTTAGATCCTGGCGGTAACATTAAATCAGAAAATATTATTCACGAAATAATGCACGCCTTAGGATTAAAACATACTTTTGAAAGTAAACATAAATTTAAAAACACCAAGACTGATAATTATATGGACTATCATAATAATAAAAAACACACCTACAAATGGCAATGGAAAAATTTACACAAATACTCTAAACTAAAATAAGATGTATAATTTATATTTTTCATTTTTAAGTTTTTTATTTAAAGTCTATTCTTCCGCGCTTAAAATTTCTTGGTTTAAAATAATTCTCTTAGTTTTACTTACACTTTCCTGTAAGAGTAAAATGATAAAAGCACAAGAATTCTATTCTACTTGGGAAAATAATTCTATACCAATTACTGAAGAAAGATTAAATAACCTCAACCCAATAGAACAAACAGTTTATAATCTTTACGAAAGGCTTATAGACTCTATTGATAGTGGTAAAAATAGACTATTACCCAATATAAAATATTTAGTTATTGATCAATCTGTAGACGTTATTATTTGTGATTCAATAATAAAAACAAAAGATACTTATGGAAGGTTATTTTTCAAACCAATAAACAGCAAAAAAACCAATGAATATAATCTCTACCCACGTTCTAAACATTCTGATATTACATTACTTTATCATAATGAAGAATATAAAAAAATCATTAATAAAAGAAGACAATTTTCAACTGAATCTGTTTATGGTTTAAAAAAAGAGAAAAATATTTTGGCTATTTTTAATGGTGTAGCTTATTACCCAAGCGGTAAAATCAAATATAAAGACCTTCTATTTGAAATTAAAAGCATAACGATAAGTAAAGGCTTAAAAAGTGCAATTATACACGTGACTAATGATTTTAGAAGTAGACAAATATATTATGAATATGATAGAAAAAAAGATTTTTGGACCACTCAAGTATTTGATGAATGGAGTGAAAATTAAATAATCTAGTTAATGATTGAGAATACTAAAATAAAAAAAGGGAAATGAAAAATACGAAGAAGATAGAAACAAAAATGGAAAAATTGTTTTCTATGATGAAAATGATGGCTTTTGTTCTATTGGAGCAGGAAGAGGAACTAGCCCAGAAACAATTGATGGAGATGGAAACATAAAATGCGATTCTTTCTTCTCGATTGGCACAAGAGAGTTAGAAAATAATAACAATACATATTTTTATATCTAATGAAATTCCATATAACAGCTATTCTTGTAAACATTATACTAGTATTTGGTATAATGCATTTATATTCTTTTTTTGTAACATTTTTAGATGCTGGTTATTTTGTTAAAAAAGGTCAATATTTTGATTCTTATTTTGCTTATTCTATCCTTGTTTTTTCTTGGTTGGCTACTTTTATCACTTATAAAAACAAAAAAT
This genomic stretch from Tenacibaculum sp. Bg11-29 harbors:
- the tssD gene encoding type VI secretion system tube protein TssD, producing MAKSQLHFLGHVVDLLTVETVYSKGFNTYKGIPILYNQGGLLKFVFDFEANFRFLERMKTVNYDLYKRGCPIDDGKIVFYDANGENLKDWYFKDAPVVYYQFKFDANGGGMRVEMIISPAIQNYGCKIHRSWHITPIEEEGYKSPVQAAEKKEKKAFRINIEAKNSDIKNGLLGFDTIPNEAIVVSDYENLKREYKPLPTKILDKQYIPSWLSIRVNQTVELELDWDKKSNAKNYNTIAFEEHPDFSFEPKNLKGAKKIKITCQNNNVTPAQIAIKADNDLIVGALNIFYPKPKTIDLEWCFVEINEGDKENLARETNKSKLENYLNKGLNPALIDITITNNETTIIDIREYKERLTEYGSLKKDPNNRIGNYIERSNIKRAAVLQKIITTHQQDKNKLTVYFINQKCIKESDITEDGQFKVAGGISPTGTGIAYLVLDPGGNIKSENIIHEIMHALGLKHTFESKHKFKNTKTDNYMDYHNNKKHTYKWQWKNLHKYSKLK